One Brassica oleracea var. oleracea cultivar TO1000 chromosome C7, BOL, whole genome shotgun sequence genomic window carries:
- the LOC106306118 gene encoding probable E3 ubiquitin-protein ligase XERICO — MGLSSLPGPSEGMLCVILVNTALSISIFKGILRSVLQLIGIRLSPSSAAAAAASSENQTSDSFDFRVCQPESFLEEFRNRTPTVKFESLCKCKKQADNECSVCLSKFEGDSEINKLKCGHLFHKTCLEKWIDYWNITCPLCRTPLVVVAADDQLVSYNVW; from the coding sequence ATGGGTCTATCAAGCCTTCCTGGTCCATCAGAAGGAATGCTATGCGTGATATTAGTTAACACAGCATTGTCAATCTCCATCTTCAAAGGCATTCTCAGGTCAGTGCTTCAGCTAATAGGAATCCGCCTCTCTCCTTCTTCAGCAGCAGCAGCAGCTGCATCTTCAGAGAATCAAACTTCAGATTCTTTTGATTTCCGGGTCTGCCAGCCTGAGAGTTTCCTTGAGGAATTCAGGAACAGGACCCCCACAGTGAAGTTTGAGAGCTTGTGCAAGTGCAAGAAACAGGCGGACAACGAGTGTTCTGTATGCCTGTCGAAATTCGAAGGGGATTCAGAGATCAACAAGCTAAAATGTGGCCATTTGTTTCACAAAACATGCTTGGAGAAATGGATAGACTACTGGAACATCACTTGCCCACTCTGTAGGACTCCTCTTGTTGTTGTCGCAGCAGACGACCAGCTGGTTTCCTATAATGTTTGGTGA
- the LOC106306117 gene encoding uncharacterized protein LOC106306117 isoform X1 produces the protein MHFPHIIISNNAIFQTLKFEKSPKSSQPTHMASEKPEDPMNNTAGTDDETVAQRRKRLRRVSFADREITSVHIFKRDEDYETPPSPPASKPRNGETSESEDKVIRFFGELAADSEDTEGDEPVEKLFLRPKSSPSSGGSTIGSATTDDEDSFFGPVSSHFINPGRLSDATISEEHHDMTMDSTAFSMHFRSLVMSESGDLRTPTSSHHVPVQVEEKTPIQVTFRSDTGSAMVLTYPKKLFPKSPVPVDKGSGGGDSNDMSLVGDDSRKYDYGHITPALAALLGDESREPVPASQDNSVEARSPVPEFSLFPQYGSIPVGINSTDACQMLSPCGSGIHPQIELQESGRESAYFVGRMQQSLSCVTPSPQQGGSFMSRETLALVESLSTIQKSKSRLGLIPPSPASALSQRIEKSKLQLSGRRSATTPSTIGREDTGVRPETRKDIPITNLDDLLSTHDNRKPVYENHGAPDQLSCGALSPVVDSSDVFTFLNPEGNSNSKIEGSLLKEQERNQTASTPDKFVSSLAKSSDATTSALNNCVPLQDQEQKSKAIGNSETEDGRLAKDSVSNPSLNTLSDHMDSLLVESSAILSETGFLNGSAQQNDEDSVLNKNKKGTNNIRAAHCETEDCPVLVTQDRPGTAGSSPLDRSRNEASHAKGPSRLKRKARDVDPAAKSCSPKVRQSTQDISNPVMDHPDGDDVRNCRVVLEQVNWVEIPGKVSEEINQMFAPLANKLNSRQVCKLEDMLTYLKKVHLCEMLCLQIKSQKVCDDLTDAKTKRRAESRSLLCKLAYEKAKLELLHLKQEIMMKKSQVVTTGLQTSETLRLNCAKLLRQHGSNSTGLLTPVQPHEATTSKVAEKTQEIEELNSKIKTLIKCFPTCDKITGEPAYTDAVMIAEDELKKKMSCRLIRQDILVWKVDSLGEKNDCQSIVLNYGGLIHQRLTLKPGHASCVIISNNLSNAFIKHLPDMNVSTAFNSLFNAEYSREYVGTSTLLEITQKTSLVVHNLLNVAEELQLARMEIPNLVQGQFESPSAEQLYLQISFVDCKSLRKAIITLDMACLTHGMYPGDIIPGEVSGTERDDGVASKQLMKEIESALDGVCVGYPRILRLCRCVSKLLQSQSRR, from the exons ATGCATTTCCCGCACATTATAATTTCCAATAATGCAATATTCCAAACCCTAAAATTCGAAAAGTCCCCCAAATCCTCTCAACCCACCCACATGGCGTCGGAAAAGCCCGAAGACCCGATGAACAACACTGCCGGCACAGACGACGAGACTGTAGCTCAGCGGAGAAAGCGGCTCCGGCGAGTGAGCTTCGCCGACCGGGAGATTACTTCCGTCCACATTTTCAAGCGCGACGAAGATTACGAGACGCCGCCCAGTCCGCCCGCCTCGAAGCCCCGAAACGGTGAGACATCAGAGTCTGAGGACAAAGTAATTAGGTTTTTCGGTGAATTAGCTGCTGATAGCGAAGACACTGAAGGAGACGAACCTGTGGAGAAACTGTTCTTGAGGCCCAAAAGTTCGCCTTCTTCAGGTGGTAGCACTATTGGTTCTGCTACAACTGATGACG AGGACAGTTTCTTCGGCCCCGTGTCTTCCCATTTTATCAACCCTGGGAGACTCTCAGACGCTACGATCTCTGAAGAACACCATGATATGACGATGGACTCCACAGCGTTTTCAATGCATTTCCGGAGTCTTGTTATGTCGGAGTCTGGAGACTTGAGGACACCCACCAGCAGTCATCATGTTCCAGTACAAGTAGAAGAGAAAACACCAATTCAGGTTACCTTTAGATCTGATACAGGGAGTGCAATGGTGTTAACTTACCCTAAGAAGCTGTTCCCTAAATCCCCTGTGCCGGTTGACAAAGGAAGTGGTGGTGGAGATTCGAATGACATGAGTCTCGTAGGTGATGATTCTCGAAAATATGATTACGGGCATATAACTCCTGCCTTAGCAGCTCTGCTGGGAGATGAAAGCAGGGAACCGGTTCCTGCATCTCAAGACAATAGTGTTGAAGCAAGATCTCCAGTTCCTGAATTCTCCCTGTTCCCTCAATATGGAAGCATTCCTGTGGGTATAAATAGCACTGATGCTTGTCAAATGCTGTCACCTTGTGGTTCTGGCATTCACCCTCAAATCGAGCTGCAGGAATCAGGAAGGGAAAGTGCGTATTTTGTTGGTAGAATGCAGCAGTCTTTATCTTGTGTTACGCCTTCTCCTCAACAAGGTGGAAGCTTTATGAGCAGGGAAACTCTCGCACTAGTTGAGAGCCTGTCAACCATCCAGAAAAGCAAATCCAGACTTGGATTGATTCCACCGTCCCCTGCTTCTGCTCTTTCTCAGAGAATTGAGAAATCCAAGCTTCAATTGTCCGGACGCCGTTCTGCTACTACCCCATCAACTATTGGCAGGGAAGATACAGGCGTCCGCCCGGAAACACGTAAAGATATCCCCATTACTAACTTGGATGATTTGTTATCTACACATGATAACCGAAAACCAGTGTATGAAAATCATGGCGCACCTGATCAACTTAGCTGTGGTGCATTGAGCCCTGTTGTCGACAGTAGCGATGTGTTTACATTCTTAAATCCAGAAGGAAACTCTAATTCTAAGATTGAGGGTTCACTCTTGAAAGAACAGGAAAGAAATCAGACAGCCAGCACCCCTGATAAGTTTGTGTCATCTCTAGCAAAATCGTCAGATGCGACTACCTCAGCATTGAACAATTGTGTTCCTCTTCAAGATCAAGAGCAGAAAAGCAAAGCCATCGGCAATTCTGAGACTGAAGATGGACGCTTGGCCAAGGATTCTGTTAGTAATCCTTCTCTGAATACGTTATCTGACCATATGGATTCCCTGCTTGTAGAATCTTCTGCTATACTCAGCGAGACAGGCTTCTTGAACGGCTCTGCTCAACAAAACGACGAAGACAGCGTGCTGAACAAAAATAAAAAAGGAACCAACAACATCAGGGCTGCCCATTGTGAAACTGAAGATTGTCCTGTTCTAGTGACACAAGACCGTCCTGGTACAGCTGGTTCTTCACCTTTGGACAGGAGTAGGAATGAGGCTTCACATGCTAAG GGGCCATCCAGATTGAAAAGGAAAGCCAGAGATGTTGATCCTGCTGCCAAAAGTTGTAGCCCCAAAGTCAGGCAAAGCACACAGGATATTTCAAATCCAGTGATGGACCACCCTGATGGAGACGATGTTCGCAACTGCCGCGTAGTTCTTGAACAAGTAAACTGGGTAGAA ATTCCAGGAAAGGTATCAGAAGAAATTAATCAAATGTTTGCACCATTGGCCAATAAGCTGAACTCAAGACAG GTATGCAAGCTGGAAGATATGTTAACATACTTGAAGAAGGTTCATTTGTGTGAGATGCTTTGTCTTCAAATTAAATCCCAG AAAGTATGTGACGACTTGACTGATGCTAAGACAAAGAG ACGTGCTGAGAGTAGATCGTTACTCTGTAAGTTAGCATATGAAAAAGCCAAACTTGAGTTGTTGCACCTCAAGCAAGAGATAATGATG AAAAAGTCTCAAGTAGTTACCACTGGTCTACAAACATCTGAAACATTGAGGTTGAATTGTGCCAAGCTTTTACGTCAACATGGTTCCAATTCTACTGGCTTGTTAACTCCTGTTCAACCACATGAG GCTACTACTAGCAAGGTAGCAGAGAAAACACAGGAGATCGAAGAATTGAACTCAAAAATCAAGACCTTGATCAAATGTTTTCCTACGTGCGACAAGATAACAGGAGAACCTGCATATACAGACGCTGTTATGATTGCTGAAGATGAATTGAAAAAGAAAATGAGTTGCAGGCTTATACGTCAGGATATTCTG GTCTGGAAAGTTGACAGTTTAGGAGAAAAGAATGATTGTCAGAGCATTGTTCTAAATTATGGTGGCTTGATTCACCAAAG GCTCACATTAAAGCCTGGACATGCTTCATGTGTAATAATTTCAAACAATTTGAGTAATGCATTCATCAAG CATCTACCAGACATGAATGTTTCAACTGCGTTTAACTCCTTGTTTAATGCTGAATACTCCCGGGAGTATGTTGGTACCAGTACGTTGTTGGAGATTACACAG AAAACTAGCCTGGTCGTACATAATCTGCTAAATGTGGCGGAGGAATTACAGTTAGCTAGAATGGAGATACCTAATTTGGTCCAAGGACAATTTGAATCTCCATCAG CAGAGCAGCTTTATTTGCAAATTAGCTTTGTTGATTGCAAAAGCTTGAGAAAAGCAATCATAACTCTCGATATGGCATGCTTGACCCA TGGGATGTATCCCGGCGACATAATTCCTGGCGAAGTTTCAGGAACAGAAAGAGATGATGGTGTTGCCTCGAAACAGTTGATGAAAGAGATAGAATCTGCATTGGATGGTGTTTGCGTTGGATATCCTCGGATACTGAGACTCTGTCGTTGCGTTTCCAAGTTGTTGCAATCACAAAGCAGGAGATGA
- the LOC106306117 gene encoding uncharacterized protein LOC106306117 isoform X2, with amino-acid sequence MHFPHIIISNNAIFQTLKFEKSPKSSQPTHMASEKPEDPMNNTAGTDDETVAQRRKRLRRVSFADREITSVHIFKRDEDYETPPSPPASKPRNGETSESEDKVIRFFGELAADSEDTEGDEPVEKLFLRPKSSPSSGGSTIGSATTDDEDSFFGPVSSHFINPGRLSDATISEEHHDMTMDSTAFSMHFRSLVMSESGDLRTPTSSHHVPVQVEEKTPIQVTFRSDTGSAMVLTYPKKLFPKSPVPVDKGSGGGDSNDMSLVGDDSRKYDYGHITPALAALLGDESREPVPASQDNSVEARSPVPEFSLFPQYGSIPVGINSTDACQMLSPCGSGIHPQIELQESGRESAYFVGRMQQSLSCVTPSPQQGGSFMSRETLALVESLSTIQKSKSRLGLIPPSPASALSQRIEKSKLQLSGRRSATTPSTIGREDTGVRPETRKDIPITNLDDLLSTHDNRKPVYENHGAPDQLSCGALSPVVDSSDVFTFLNPEGNSNSKIEGSLLKEQERNQTASTPDKFVSSLAKSSDATTSALNNCVPLQDQEQKSKAIGNSETEDGRLAKDSVSNPSLNTLSDHMDSLLVESSAILSETGFLNGSAQQNDEDSVLNKNKKGTNNIRAAHCETEDCPVLVTQDRPGTAGSSPLDRSRNEASHAKGPSRLKRKARDVDPAAKSCSPKVRQSTQDISNPVMDHPDGDDVRNCRVVLEQVNWVEIPGKVSEEINQMFAPLANKLNSRQVCKLEDMLTYLKKVHLCEMLCLQIKSQKVCDDLTDAKTKRRAESRSLLCKLAYEKAKLELLHLKQEIMMKKSQVVTTGLQTSETLRLNCAKLLRQHGSNSTGLLTPVQPHEATTSKVAEKTQEIEELNSKIKTLIKCFPTCDKITGEPAYTDAVMIAEDELKKKMSCRLIRQDILVWKVDSLGEKNDCQSIVLNYGGLIHQRLTLKPGHASCVIISNNLSNAFIKHLPDMNVSTAFNSLFNAEYSREYVGTSTLLEITQKTSLVVHNLLNVAEELQLARMEIPNLVQGQFESPSEQLYLQISFVDCKSLRKAIITLDMACLTHGMYPGDIIPGEVSGTERDDGVASKQLMKEIESALDGVCVGYPRILRLCRCVSKLLQSQSRR; translated from the exons ATGCATTTCCCGCACATTATAATTTCCAATAATGCAATATTCCAAACCCTAAAATTCGAAAAGTCCCCCAAATCCTCTCAACCCACCCACATGGCGTCGGAAAAGCCCGAAGACCCGATGAACAACACTGCCGGCACAGACGACGAGACTGTAGCTCAGCGGAGAAAGCGGCTCCGGCGAGTGAGCTTCGCCGACCGGGAGATTACTTCCGTCCACATTTTCAAGCGCGACGAAGATTACGAGACGCCGCCCAGTCCGCCCGCCTCGAAGCCCCGAAACGGTGAGACATCAGAGTCTGAGGACAAAGTAATTAGGTTTTTCGGTGAATTAGCTGCTGATAGCGAAGACACTGAAGGAGACGAACCTGTGGAGAAACTGTTCTTGAGGCCCAAAAGTTCGCCTTCTTCAGGTGGTAGCACTATTGGTTCTGCTACAACTGATGACG AGGACAGTTTCTTCGGCCCCGTGTCTTCCCATTTTATCAACCCTGGGAGACTCTCAGACGCTACGATCTCTGAAGAACACCATGATATGACGATGGACTCCACAGCGTTTTCAATGCATTTCCGGAGTCTTGTTATGTCGGAGTCTGGAGACTTGAGGACACCCACCAGCAGTCATCATGTTCCAGTACAAGTAGAAGAGAAAACACCAATTCAGGTTACCTTTAGATCTGATACAGGGAGTGCAATGGTGTTAACTTACCCTAAGAAGCTGTTCCCTAAATCCCCTGTGCCGGTTGACAAAGGAAGTGGTGGTGGAGATTCGAATGACATGAGTCTCGTAGGTGATGATTCTCGAAAATATGATTACGGGCATATAACTCCTGCCTTAGCAGCTCTGCTGGGAGATGAAAGCAGGGAACCGGTTCCTGCATCTCAAGACAATAGTGTTGAAGCAAGATCTCCAGTTCCTGAATTCTCCCTGTTCCCTCAATATGGAAGCATTCCTGTGGGTATAAATAGCACTGATGCTTGTCAAATGCTGTCACCTTGTGGTTCTGGCATTCACCCTCAAATCGAGCTGCAGGAATCAGGAAGGGAAAGTGCGTATTTTGTTGGTAGAATGCAGCAGTCTTTATCTTGTGTTACGCCTTCTCCTCAACAAGGTGGAAGCTTTATGAGCAGGGAAACTCTCGCACTAGTTGAGAGCCTGTCAACCATCCAGAAAAGCAAATCCAGACTTGGATTGATTCCACCGTCCCCTGCTTCTGCTCTTTCTCAGAGAATTGAGAAATCCAAGCTTCAATTGTCCGGACGCCGTTCTGCTACTACCCCATCAACTATTGGCAGGGAAGATACAGGCGTCCGCCCGGAAACACGTAAAGATATCCCCATTACTAACTTGGATGATTTGTTATCTACACATGATAACCGAAAACCAGTGTATGAAAATCATGGCGCACCTGATCAACTTAGCTGTGGTGCATTGAGCCCTGTTGTCGACAGTAGCGATGTGTTTACATTCTTAAATCCAGAAGGAAACTCTAATTCTAAGATTGAGGGTTCACTCTTGAAAGAACAGGAAAGAAATCAGACAGCCAGCACCCCTGATAAGTTTGTGTCATCTCTAGCAAAATCGTCAGATGCGACTACCTCAGCATTGAACAATTGTGTTCCTCTTCAAGATCAAGAGCAGAAAAGCAAAGCCATCGGCAATTCTGAGACTGAAGATGGACGCTTGGCCAAGGATTCTGTTAGTAATCCTTCTCTGAATACGTTATCTGACCATATGGATTCCCTGCTTGTAGAATCTTCTGCTATACTCAGCGAGACAGGCTTCTTGAACGGCTCTGCTCAACAAAACGACGAAGACAGCGTGCTGAACAAAAATAAAAAAGGAACCAACAACATCAGGGCTGCCCATTGTGAAACTGAAGATTGTCCTGTTCTAGTGACACAAGACCGTCCTGGTACAGCTGGTTCTTCACCTTTGGACAGGAGTAGGAATGAGGCTTCACATGCTAAG GGGCCATCCAGATTGAAAAGGAAAGCCAGAGATGTTGATCCTGCTGCCAAAAGTTGTAGCCCCAAAGTCAGGCAAAGCACACAGGATATTTCAAATCCAGTGATGGACCACCCTGATGGAGACGATGTTCGCAACTGCCGCGTAGTTCTTGAACAAGTAAACTGGGTAGAA ATTCCAGGAAAGGTATCAGAAGAAATTAATCAAATGTTTGCACCATTGGCCAATAAGCTGAACTCAAGACAG GTATGCAAGCTGGAAGATATGTTAACATACTTGAAGAAGGTTCATTTGTGTGAGATGCTTTGTCTTCAAATTAAATCCCAG AAAGTATGTGACGACTTGACTGATGCTAAGACAAAGAG ACGTGCTGAGAGTAGATCGTTACTCTGTAAGTTAGCATATGAAAAAGCCAAACTTGAGTTGTTGCACCTCAAGCAAGAGATAATGATG AAAAAGTCTCAAGTAGTTACCACTGGTCTACAAACATCTGAAACATTGAGGTTGAATTGTGCCAAGCTTTTACGTCAACATGGTTCCAATTCTACTGGCTTGTTAACTCCTGTTCAACCACATGAG GCTACTACTAGCAAGGTAGCAGAGAAAACACAGGAGATCGAAGAATTGAACTCAAAAATCAAGACCTTGATCAAATGTTTTCCTACGTGCGACAAGATAACAGGAGAACCTGCATATACAGACGCTGTTATGATTGCTGAAGATGAATTGAAAAAGAAAATGAGTTGCAGGCTTATACGTCAGGATATTCTG GTCTGGAAAGTTGACAGTTTAGGAGAAAAGAATGATTGTCAGAGCATTGTTCTAAATTATGGTGGCTTGATTCACCAAAG GCTCACATTAAAGCCTGGACATGCTTCATGTGTAATAATTTCAAACAATTTGAGTAATGCATTCATCAAG CATCTACCAGACATGAATGTTTCAACTGCGTTTAACTCCTTGTTTAATGCTGAATACTCCCGGGAGTATGTTGGTACCAGTACGTTGTTGGAGATTACACAG AAAACTAGCCTGGTCGTACATAATCTGCTAAATGTGGCGGAGGAATTACAGTTAGCTAGAATGGAGATACCTAATTTGGTCCAAGGACAATTTGAATCTCCATCAG AGCAGCTTTATTTGCAAATTAGCTTTGTTGATTGCAAAAGCTTGAGAAAAGCAATCATAACTCTCGATATGGCATGCTTGACCCA TGGGATGTATCCCGGCGACATAATTCCTGGCGAAGTTTCAGGAACAGAAAGAGATGATGGTGTTGCCTCGAAACAGTTGATGAAAGAGATAGAATCTGCATTGGATGGTGTTTGCGTTGGATATCCTCGGATACTGAGACTCTGTCGTTGCGTTTCCAAGTTGTTGCAATCACAAAGCAGGAGATGA
- the LOC106301520 gene encoding uncharacterized protein LOC106301520 — MSFRSHSTGSSQFAEKITDDPVTYKTAQSTVTCIYQTHISGFWRNVTVLWSKNLMNHSLTVMVTSVEGDMNYCCKVDLKPWHFWNKKGYKSFEVEGNPVEVYWDFRSAKFTSSPEPSSDFYVALVAEEEVVLLVGDYKKKAFKRTKSRPALVEAALFYKKENVFGKKSFATRAKFYDRKKEHEINVESSISGTKEPEMWISIDGIVLVQVKNLQWKFRGNQTVLVDKQPVQVFWDVYDWLFSAPGTGHGLFIFKPGTAEDSDMEGSGHGGGGESDTSTGSRYHSTKSGSWPPEFCLFLYAWKLE, encoded by the coding sequence ATGTCCTTTAGATCACATTCGACAGGGAGCAGTCAATTTGCAGAGAAGATAACCGATGATCCGGTGACGTATAAGACCGCACAAAGCACCGTGACATGCATATATCAAACGCATATATCTGGGTTTTGGAGGAATGTGACGGTTCTATGGTCAAAGAATCTAATGAACCATTCGCTTACGGTCATGGTCACAAGCGTGGAAGGCGATATGAATTATTGCTGCAAGGTTGATCTTAAGCCGTGGCATTTCTGGAACAAGAAAGGCTACAAGTCCTTTGAAGTTGAAGGCAACCCCGTTGAGGTGTATTGGGATTTCAGGTCTGCGAAATTCACGAGTAGCCCCGAGCCGAGCTCGGACTTCTACGTGGCTCTAGTCGCGGAGGAAGAGGTGGTTTTGTTGGTGGGTGATTACAAGAAGAAGGCTTTCAAGAGAACAAAATCAAGACCCGCTTTGGTCGAGGCTGCCTTGTTTTACAAGAAAGAAAACGTGTTTGGGAAGAAGAGTTTTGCTACGAGGGCTAAGTTTTACGACAGGAAAAAAGAGCATGAGATCAACGTGGAGAGCTCTATCTCCGGGACTAAAGAGCCAGAGATGTGGATAAGTATTGACGGGATTGTCTTGGTACAGGTCAAGAATCTGCAGTGGAAATTCAGAGGGAACCAGACCGTGCTCGTAGATAAACAACCTGTTCAAGTCTTTTGGGATGTTTATGATTGGTTGTTCAGCGCGCCGGGGACAGGGCATGGTCTGTTTATATTCAAACCAGGGACCGCAGAAGACAGCGACATGGAAGGAAGTGGTCATGGTGGTGGTGGTGAGAGTGATACGAGCACAGGGAGCAGGTATCATTCGACCAAGAGTGGCTCTTGGCCGCCTGAGTTTTGCCTCTTTCTTTATGCTTGGAAACTTGAATAG